A part of Anaerotignum faecicola genomic DNA contains:
- a CDS encoding TIGR01212 family radical SAM protein (This family includes YhcC from E. coli K-12, an uncharacterized radical SAM protein.), with the protein MEEKPYRSLNEYYRSIFGRKAAKISLDGGFTCPNRDGTCGTRGCLFCSAGGSGDFAENAALSITEQIEKGKAQTAGKWKNPAYIAYFQAFTNTYAPVEELRQKYEEALACPEIEGLSIATRADCLPADVLALLAELNKKTNLWVELGLQTADTRSAAFIRRGYPLSVFTQAVYALAEHNIPVVVHIILGLPGESRETVLRTIDYLNRLPIQGVKLQLLHVLSDSDLADLYRAGEYTPLEKEEYLALVGNCIAHLRTDIVLHRLTGDGDKSTLLAPLWSLRKRDVLNHLHRYLRENHIRQGMSCKIDLSVIYNKPKDVL; encoded by the coding sequence ATGGAAGAAAAACCCTACCGCAGCTTAAATGAATATTATCGCAGCATCTTCGGGCGCAAAGCGGCGAAAATCTCTCTGGATGGCGGCTTTACCTGTCCCAATCGCGATGGCACCTGTGGCACAAGGGGCTGTCTGTTCTGCAGTGCCGGCGGCAGTGGAGATTTTGCGGAAAATGCCGCCCTCTCCATCACGGAGCAAATCGAAAAAGGCAAGGCGCAGACGGCAGGCAAATGGAAAAACCCTGCCTATATCGCCTATTTCCAAGCCTTCACGAATACCTATGCCCCCGTGGAGGAACTGCGGCAGAAATACGAGGAGGCTCTCGCCTGTCCCGAAATCGAAGGTCTTTCCATTGCCACCAGAGCCGATTGCCTGCCCGCGGATGTTCTTGCCCTTCTGGCAGAGCTAAATAAAAAAACAAACCTCTGGGTAGAGCTTGGTCTGCAAACGGCAGATACACGGTCCGCCGCCTTCATCCGCCGCGGCTATCCGCTCAGCGTGTTCACACAGGCGGTCTATGCCCTCGCAGAGCACAATATTCCCGTTGTGGTGCATATCATTCTCGGACTTCCCGGTGAAAGCAGAGAAACCGTTCTCCGGACGATTGATTATCTCAACCGCCTGCCCATTCAGGGCGTGAAGCTGCAGCTTCTGCATGTCCTTTCCGACAGCGACCTTGCAGACCTCTACCGCGCAGGCGAATACACCCCCTTGGAAAAGGAGGAATACCTCGCCCTTGTCGGGAACTGCATCGCGCATCTGCGCACGGATATCGTCCTGCATCGCCTGACAGGAGACGGCGATAAAAGCACCCTTCTCGCCCCTCTCTGGAGCCTCAGAAAACGGGATGTCCTCAATCATCTGCACCGCTATCTCAGGGAAAACCATATCCGACAGGGAATGTCCTGCAAAATAGACCTCTCTGTTATTTACAACAAACCAAAAGATGTGCTATGA
- a CDS encoding DUF4364 family protein has protein sequence MQYSTKKLAEHKLIILHLLQKMGISLSNSEICQFLLEKNYMDYFSVQQYLAELESAGWLEKTREQNNTRYTLTDDGEEVINYFINRISDEVKNEINVYVHENSRRIRAEYAVTANYFPELNGDYLVKCSLCDDNGATLMEISVSVVSKAQAQQVCRNWRKHVNQYYRDFLTSLATEAPEDEAEPNT, from the coding sequence ATGCAGTATTCCACAAAAAAGCTGGCGGAGCATAAGCTGATTATTCTGCATCTCTTGCAAAAAATGGGAATTTCCCTCTCCAATAGCGAAATTTGCCAGTTCCTTCTGGAAAAAAACTATATGGACTATTTCTCCGTACAGCAATATCTTGCCGAGCTGGAAAGCGCCGGCTGGCTGGAAAAAACGCGCGAGCAGAATAACACACGCTATACCCTGACGGATGACGGCGAGGAGGTTATCAATTACTTCATCAACCGCATTTCCGATGAGGTGAAAAACGAAATCAATGTCTATGTCCACGAAAACAGCAGACGCATCCGCGCAGAATATGCCGTAACTGCGAATTATTTCCCCGAGCTGAATGGGGATTATCTCGTCAAATGCAGCCTTTGCGATGATAATGGCGCAACCCTTATGGAAATCAGCGTTTCCGTTGTCTCCAAGGCACAGGCGCAGCAGGTCTGCCGTAACTGGCGCAAGCATGTCAATCAGTATTACCGCGACTTCCTCACCTCTCTGGCAACCGAAGCCCCCGAGGACGAAGCCGAACCAAATACATAA
- a CDS encoding VanZ family protein yields MYRILFALVELAAAGVFLLPLFLLYGKFTAHSRMQIFCSILFGFYFAAVLALVGFPSILDHSPDVTLHLVPLAGIPADFQNACLNVLLFVPLGLFLPLLWDSCQSLRRTLLFALCVTLFIELSQLFTLRATDINDILTNLAGAAIGYFLAKHAAKVLPAAASPNGKEPILLCTITAAVFFFAQPFVSAFFWELLL; encoded by the coding sequence ATGTATCGTATTCTTTTTGCACTCGTTGAACTGGCGGCGGCAGGGGTTTTCCTGCTCCCCCTTTTTCTTCTATACGGAAAATTTACCGCACACAGCCGTATGCAGATTTTCTGTTCCATCCTATTCGGCTTTTATTTCGCCGCAGTTCTGGCATTGGTCGGCTTTCCGAGCATCCTCGACCACAGCCCGGATGTCACGCTGCATCTCGTCCCCCTTGCAGGCATCCCTGCCGATTTCCAAAATGCCTGTCTAAATGTGCTGCTGTTCGTTCCTCTGGGGCTATTTCTCCCCCTGCTCTGGGATTCCTGCCAATCCCTCCGCCGCACGCTCCTGTTTGCCCTCTGCGTCACACTTTTCATTGAGCTTTCGCAGCTTTTCACCCTGCGCGCAACCGATATCAACGATATCCTCACGAACCTTGCAGGCGCGGCAATCGGATACTTCTTGGCAAAGCATGCCGCAAAAGTCCTTCCTGCCGCAGCCTCCCCCAATGGAAAGGAACCCATCCTGCTCTGCACCATCACAGCCGCGGTGTTCTTTTTCGCCCAGCCGTTTGTTTCCGCCTTCTTCTGGGAACTCCTGCTGTAG
- a CDS encoding DUF3955 domain-containing protein has protein sequence MNTTKNWVMRHLPYIGTAVLLCGIFCLIAKALSPEYLDAQGYLHENFFLLPISFALLLVAVLLFLGAGIHFLKNKSSR, from the coding sequence ATGAACACAACAAAAAACTGGGTGATGCGTCACCTTCCCTATATCGGCACAGCCGTCCTGCTTTGCGGCATTTTCTGCCTGATTGCAAAGGCACTTTCCCCCGAATATCTGGATGCGCAGGGCTATCTGCATGAAAACTTCTTCCTGCTGCCCATCAGCTTTGCGCTTCTGCTTGTCGCAGTCCTGCTGTTCCTTGGGGCAGGGATTCATTTCCTGAAAAACAAATCCTCCAGATAA
- the trmB gene encoding tRNA (guanosine(46)-N7)-methyltransferase TrmB, whose translation MRVRKKPWAAQELLDNTLVINDAPEKKGKWKEYFGNDHPIYVEIGCGKGGFLRKNAEAYPDVNFIGIEQQETVVAMAARRADEELPNLAFVWDNASNLSDLFEVGEFQRLYLNFSDPWPKKRTYKRRLTYRGFLQEYRRIMGEDAEIFFKTDNRGLFEFSLNEFCADDWKLSNISLDLHNSDYEGNIMTEYEEKFSSRGMPIYRLEARNRK comes from the coding sequence ATGAGAGTCAGAAAGAAACCCTGGGCTGCCCAGGAATTATTGGATAATACATTGGTGATTAACGATGCCCCTGAGAAAAAGGGCAAATGGAAGGAATATTTCGGGAATGACCATCCTATTTATGTGGAGATTGGCTGCGGCAAGGGCGGCTTTCTGCGCAAGAATGCGGAAGCTTACCCCGATGTGAACTTTATCGGCATTGAACAGCAGGAAACGGTTGTGGCAATGGCGGCAAGGCGCGCGGATGAGGAGCTGCCGAATTTGGCGTTTGTCTGGGATAATGCAAGCAATCTGTCCGATTTGTTCGAGGTGGGGGAATTCCAGAGATTATATCTGAATTTCAGCGACCCATGGCCCAAAAAGCGTACCTATAAGCGCCGCCTGACCTATCGCGGCTTTTTGCAGGAATATCGCCGCATCATGGGCGAGGATGCGGAAATCTTCTTTAAGACGGATAACCGCGGTCTGTTTGAATTCTCGCTGAATGAATTTTGTGCGGATGACTGGAAGCTTTCCAATATCAGTCTGGATTTACATAACAGCGATTACGAGGGCAATATCATGACGGAATATGAGGAAAAATTCTCCTCTCGCGGGATGCCGATTTATCGTCTGGAGGCAAGAAACAGAAAATAA
- a CDS encoding CYTH domain-containing protein gives MRKRKEYTMEIERKFLTKELPFDITAYPCKAITQAYLSFSPTIRIRRSNTDYILTVKGKGHLAREEFELPLSEEEYNRLSLKTEGTPVCKKRYLVPIEENLTAEVDIYEGELQGLMTTEVEFSSMEAAEKFVAPAWFGRDVSEEKAYKNTSFSLYGIPKEL, from the coding sequence ATGAGAAAAAGAAAGGAATATACTATGGAAATCGAACGGAAATTTTTAACGAAGGAACTTCCTTTTGACATTACGGCATATCCCTGCAAGGCAATCACGCAGGCGTATCTCTCCTTTTCCCCGACCATCCGCATCCGTCGGAGCAACACGGATTATATCCTGACGGTGAAGGGAAAGGGGCATCTGGCGCGCGAGGAATTTGAACTGCCCCTCAGCGAGGAGGAGTATAACCGCCTGTCGCTGAAAACAGAGGGCACGCCCGTCTGCAAGAAACGCTATCTCGTGCCAATCGAGGAGAATCTGACCGCTGAGGTTGATATTTATGAGGGGGAGCTGCAGGGGCTGATGACCACCGAGGTGGAATTTTCCTCCATGGAAGCGGCAGAGAAATTTGTTGCCCCGGCATGGTTCGGGCGTGATGTCAGTGAGGAAAAGGCCTATAAGAACACCTCTTTTTCGCTATACGGAATCCCAAAGGAGCTCTGA
- a CDS encoding DJ-1 family glyoxalase III, which produces MKKVYVFLAEGFEEMEAVTPIDLLRRAGVDAKLVSVTGNRAVTGAHGVTYLADLLFEEIEEDADMLVLPGGLPGTTNLQAHEGLTKLLLKQHEAHKWVAAICAAPMVLGALGIVKDRHATIYPGIEDKLIGAAPLTDEVVVDGNVITSRAPGTAIPFAIALAELLTDEKTAAALTEDLVFRKA; this is translated from the coding sequence ATGAAAAAGGTATATGTATTTCTGGCAGAGGGCTTTGAGGAAATGGAGGCAGTGACACCCATTGATTTACTGCGCCGCGCAGGCGTGGATGCGAAGCTGGTTTCCGTTACGGGAAACAGGGCTGTCACAGGGGCACACGGCGTAACCTATCTAGCTGACCTGCTTTTTGAAGAAATTGAGGAGGATGCCGATATGCTGGTTCTGCCCGGCGGACTGCCCGGCACAACTAACCTACAGGCACACGAAGGGCTGACGAAACTTTTACTGAAGCAGCACGAAGCGCACAAATGGGTTGCGGCTATCTGCGCCGCGCCGATGGTTCTGGGTGCTTTGGGCATCGTGAAGGACAGACATGCAACCATCTACCCCGGCATCGAGGATAAGCTGATTGGCGCAGCACCGCTTACGGATGAGGTTGTGGTGGACGGAAACGTCATCACATCCCGCGCGCCCGGAACAGCCATCCCCTTTGCGATTGCACTGGCAGAGCTTCTGACGGACGAAAAGACAGCCGCCGCGCTTACGGAAGATCTGGTATTTCGCAAAGCATGA
- a CDS encoding DUF6648 family protein: protein MNAIQKYFKYRQSLIDQYAKGDMTKREYLQKNYEAVVYGDIGPFRNMDTVEKALFNYQYYNALAKENKTISTTRDMDYELKRDYLEKSNYYYSRKDRATLTALRMLDFRGVVAYFVKVRSRFLKGKLFEIVIEEENIILHSTSPLILNCLREEGVFQEESRKSLIDEYVNHRY, encoded by the coding sequence ATGAATGCCATTCAGAAATATTTCAAATACAGACAGAGTCTCATCGACCAATACGCCAAGGGCGATATGACAAAGCGGGAATATCTTCAGAAAAACTACGAAGCAGTGGTTTACGGGGATATCGGCCCGTTCCGCAACATGGATACCGTAGAAAAGGCGTTATTCAATTACCAGTATTACAACGCGCTGGCGAAGGAAAACAAGACCATCAGCACAACAAGAGATATGGACTATGAGCTGAAACGGGATTATCTGGAGAAAAGCAATTATTACTACAGCAGGAAGGACAGAGCAACGCTGACAGCACTACGTATGCTGGATTTTCGCGGCGTTGTGGCGTATTTCGTGAAGGTGCGGAGCAGGTTTCTGAAGGGAAAGCTGTTTGAAATTGTGATCGAGGAGGAAAATATTATTCTGCACTCTACCAGTCCGCTGATATTGAACTGTCTGCGCGAGGAAGGGGTTTTTCAGGAGGAAAGCAGAAAGTCATTGATTGATGAATATGTGAACCATAGATATTAA
- a CDS encoding MurR/RpiR family transcriptional regulator encodes MTEELRAQLMGVKLTKKEKLIADFILDNFAEACFITSTEIAKRIHVSDSSVIRFTRTLGYSGFMEFQRAIRKAYTERMNSVSDHITIPSERLKLSISKLDQSDIVESYFSNVMQNLNSCINRNDTIDFERAASLIAGSKRKFIVTSRANSCIGDMLLLLLKHLLPDVYETSHPALNVIDHLCDITENDCIVAVSFPRYSEMDFLATQMAYDAGAKIILITDKASSPLAQYATQILTVSVDSNTFFNSYVAVLFTMELLCSFISKKMGYSTEAKLELIDKYLSKVGLF; translated from the coding sequence ATGACAGAAGAATTAAGAGCGCAGCTCATGGGTGTAAAGCTGACAAAAAAGGAGAAGCTTATTGCGGATTTTATACTGGATAATTTTGCGGAGGCGTGTTTTATTACCTCTACGGAGATTGCAAAACGGATTCACGTCAGCGATTCTTCCGTCATCCGCTTTACCAGAACGCTGGGCTACAGCGGCTTCATGGAATTTCAGAGGGCAATCCGCAAGGCATATACCGAGCGGATGAACAGCGTTTCCGATCATATCACCATTCCCTCGGAGCGGCTCAAGCTGAGCATTTCCAAGCTGGATCAGAGTGATATCGTGGAAAGCTATTTTTCCAATGTGATGCAGAATCTCAATTCCTGCATCAACCGAAACGATACCATTGATTTTGAACGCGCGGCAAGCCTGATTGCGGGCAGTAAGCGGAAGTTCATCGTCACCTCCCGTGCGAACAGCTGCATCGGGGATATGCTGCTGCTCCTGCTCAAGCATCTTTTGCCGGATGTGTATGAAACCTCGCACCCTGCGCTTAATGTGATTGACCATCTCTGTGATATTACGGAAAATGACTGTATCGTTGCGGTCAGCTTTCCCCGTTATTCCGAAATGGATTTTCTCGCAACCCAGATGGCGTATGATGCCGGTGCGAAAATTATCCTCATTACCGATAAGGCAAGCTCCCCTCTGGCGCAGTATGCAACCCAGATTCTGACCGTCAGCGTGGATAGTAATACCTTCTTCAATTCCTATGTGGCAGTGCTGTTTACCATGGAGCTGCTCTGCTCCTTCATCAGTAAGAAGATGGGCTATTCCACGGAAGCCAAGCTGGAATTGATTGATAAGTATCTTTCAAAGGTCGGTTTATTCTGA
- a CDS encoding COG2426 family protein has translation MAETLATWFVEHLSGSVSREMIVFIVSLLPILELRGGIIAGFAMGMHWLPTFIIAYIGNLLPIPFILLFIRFIFRVLKKTPLHGLVEWCERKADAKSDKIRKYAYWGVYLFVAMPLPGTGAWMGALISALLHMDPKKTFPVIMLGVLTAGMIVSVLSFGILGNII, from the coding sequence TTGGCTGAAACCCTAGCAACATGGTTTGTAGAACATTTATCGGGCAGTGTTTCCAGAGAGATGATTGTATTCATCGTTTCGCTGCTGCCGATTCTGGAGCTGCGCGGCGGCATTATTGCAGGCTTTGCAATGGGGATGCACTGGCTGCCCACCTTCATCATTGCATATATCGGGAACCTTTTGCCGATTCCCTTTATTTTGTTATTCATCCGCTTTATCTTTCGCGTACTGAAAAAAACACCTCTGCACGGTTTGGTGGAATGGTGCGAGCGGAAGGCAGATGCGAAAAGTGACAAAATCCGAAAATACGCCTATTGGGGGGTCTATCTTTTCGTTGCCATGCCCCTGCCGGGGACGGGTGCATGGATGGGCGCACTCATCAGCGCACTTCTGCACATGGACCCCAAAAAGACCTTCCCCGTCATTATGCTTGGCGTTCTGACGGCAGGCATGATTGTTTCTGTGCTCAGCTTCGGCATCCTCGGCAATATTATCTAA
- the rsmA gene encoding 16S rRNA (adenine(1518)-N(6)/adenine(1519)-N(6))-dimethyltransferase RsmA, whose translation MAERISTPSKTKEIIEANRFAFKKNFGQNFLIDSNILDNIAACAGVTKEDCVLEIGPGIGSLTQVLAENARQVVAVEIDNTLIPILKQTLEDYDNIEILNQDILKTDIDAIIREKNGGRPIKVVANLPYYITTPIIMDLLENERHVDSITVMVQKEVAERMQARPKEKEYGALSIAVQYYCDAKLDMIVQPACFMPRPKVASAVITLKVLPERKVKTADEKLFFHLVKCAFGQRRKTLMNCLFHLGNLGFSKEELAELLEELGWDTRVRGEALGLEEFAALTDKIAQKKASI comes from the coding sequence ATGGCAGAAAGAATTTCAACCCCCAGCAAAACAAAAGAGATTATCGAAGCGAACCGCTTTGCATTTAAGAAAAATTTTGGTCAGAATTTTCTGATTGATTCCAATATTCTGGACAACATTGCTGCCTGCGCAGGCGTAACTAAAGAGGACTGTGTGCTGGAAATCGGCCCCGGCATCGGCTCTCTGACGCAGGTTCTGGCAGAAAATGCAAGACAGGTGGTTGCGGTGGAAATCGACAATACGCTGATTCCCATTCTGAAGCAGACCCTGGAGGACTATGACAATATCGAGATTCTGAATCAGGATATTCTGAAAACGGATATTGATGCCATCATCCGCGAAAAAAACGGCGGCAGACCGATTAAGGTCGTTGCAAACCTGCCCTATTACATCACCACGCCGATTATCATGGACCTTCTGGAAAACGAACGTCATGTGGACAGCATCACCGTTATGGTGCAGAAGGAGGTGGCGGAGCGGATGCAGGCACGCCCGAAGGAAAAGGAATACGGCGCGCTTTCCATTGCGGTGCAGTATTACTGTGATGCCAAGCTGGACATGATTGTGCAGCCGGCATGCTTCATGCCACGCCCGAAGGTGGCTTCTGCGGTGATTACGCTAAAGGTTCTGCCTGAGAGAAAGGTAAAAACAGCTGATGAAAAGCTATTTTTCCATCTGGTGAAATGTGCCTTTGGGCAGCGCAGAAAGACATTGATGAACTGCCTGTTTCATCTGGGCAACCTCGGCTTCAGCAAGGAGGAGCTGGCGGAGCTTCTGGAGGAGCTTGGCTGGGATACGCGGGTGCGCGGGGAAGCATTGGGCTTAGAGGAATTTGCCGCACTGACCGACAAAATCGCACAAAAAAAAGCAAGCATATAA
- the spo0A gene encoding sporulation transcription factor Spo0A, with protein MNQNTIKVLLADDNKDFCDIIVDHLNKQEDITVVAVAMDGIDAMNKIRDTHPDVAVIDGIMPRLDGLGVLERLQKTEEDDRPITIILSALSQDKVVQKALDLGASYYMVKPFDMDALTQRIRQLMQEQKPLLKAVAPITANTAVYDLETKVTNILHEIGVPAHIRGYHYMREAIIMSVNDMDVLNYITKELYPSIAKKCNTTPSRVERAIRHAIEVAWNRGKVDAIDALFGYTINNHKGKPTNSEFIALIADRLRLEMKAS; from the coding sequence TTGAATCAAAATACAATAAAAGTGCTTTTGGCGGATGACAATAAGGATTTTTGCGACATCATCGTCGATCATTTGAATAAACAGGAGGACATTACTGTGGTGGCAGTTGCTATGGACGGTATTGATGCCATGAATAAAATCAGAGATACGCACCCGGATGTTGCGGTGATTGATGGCATTATGCCCCGTCTGGATGGGCTTGGCGTTCTGGAACGACTGCAAAAAACGGAGGAAGACGATCGCCCGATTACAATCATTCTTTCTGCGCTGAGTCAGGACAAGGTGGTGCAGAAGGCACTGGACTTAGGTGCAAGCTATTACATGGTGAAGCCCTTTGACATGGATGCGCTGACACAGCGGATTCGCCAGCTGATGCAGGAGCAGAAGCCGCTTCTGAAAGCCGTTGCCCCCATTACCGCAAACACTGCCGTGTACGACCTAGAAACAAAGGTGACGAATATTCTGCATGAAATCGGCGTGCCGGCACATATTCGCGGCTATCATTACATGCGCGAGGCAATCATCATGAGTGTCAACGATATGGATGTGCTGAATTATATCACGAAGGAGCTGTATCCTTCCATCGCAAAAAAATGCAACACCACGCCCAGCCGTGTGGAACGCGCCATTCGCCATGCGATTGAGGTTGCATGGAACCGCGGCAAGGTGGATGCGATTGATGCGCTGTTCGGCTACACCATCAATAACCATAAGGGCAAGCCTACCAATTCGGAATTTATTGCACTGATTGCAGACAGATTGCGGCTGGAAATGAAGGCAAGCTGA
- the feoB gene encoding ferrous iron transport protein B, producing the protein MPEKTRLRIALAGNPNTGKSTVFNALTGLKQHTGNWAGKTVGNAVGEFSFGAWQAKLYDLPGIYSLFSECAEERAAKDFICYEQPDIVLVVLDATSLERNLPLGLQIMELTENVIFCLNLTDEAEKRGISVDDVRLEKLTGVPVIKMAARQGVGLRELKEMLLAVAEGRKSIRPIGIDWDAFAPETESGYHSAEFQEKRSLAFLSRAKEICDAVVQKKEERDSRTERMDKILLSPKTGIPFMLLLLGGVFWITVAGANVPSEFLMRQFHQCGAVMRNGLLTLQAPLWLQGLLLDGVWLTVSWVVAVMLPPMAIFFPLFTLLEDFGLLPRIAFNLDGLFQKAGAHGKQALTMCMGFGCNAAGVTACRIIESPRERLIAILTNCFVPCNGRFPTLILLSGFFFARGNPIAAGGFVFLLIVLAVGITLAVSFLLSKTILRGVPSAFVLELPPYRRPKLWDVIVRSMLDRTIFVLARAVTVAIPAGAVIWLCQNIMVNGHTLLYGMAALLEPLGALMGLSGVILMAFLLGIPANEIVIPILLMVYSQSGTLVEAEGIAQAGAILAANGWTWVTAVCVILFSLNHFPCATTLLTIRKETGSLLWTGLSFLLPTVVGVLLCIAVHLLALLVGIFF; encoded by the coding sequence ATGCCTGAGAAAACACGCCTGCGGATTGCTTTGGCAGGCAACCCCAATACGGGGAAAAGCACCGTTTTCAATGCACTGACCGGGCTGAAGCAGCATACGGGCAACTGGGCAGGGAAGACCGTCGGCAATGCAGTCGGGGAATTTTCCTTTGGCGCATGGCAGGCGAAGCTGTATGACCTGCCGGGCATTTATTCCCTGTTTTCCGAATGTGCCGAGGAGCGCGCCGCTAAGGATTTTATCTGCTATGAGCAGCCGGACATTGTCCTTGTGGTTCTGGATGCGACCTCTCTGGAACGCAATCTTCCTTTGGGGCTGCAAATTATGGAGCTGACGGAAAATGTGATTTTCTGTCTGAATCTCACCGATGAAGCGGAGAAAAGGGGCATTTCTGTGGATGATGTGCGTCTGGAGAAGCTGACGGGTGTGCCTGTAATTAAAATGGCGGCAAGGCAGGGAGTAGGTCTGCGGGAGCTTAAAGAAATGCTCCTTGCGGTGGCAGAAGGGCGAAAATCCATCCGACCCATAGGCATTGATTGGGATGCCTTTGCCCCTGAAACGGAAAGCGGCTATCATTCCGCGGAATTTCAGGAAAAGCGCTCCCTTGCCTTCCTCTCTCGCGCAAAGGAAATCTGCGATGCAGTGGTGCAGAAAAAAGAGGAACGCGATAGCCGCACCGAGCGCATGGATAAAATCCTGCTTTCCCCGAAAACGGGGATACCCTTCATGCTGCTCCTGCTGGGCGGCGTATTCTGGATTACGGTGGCAGGGGCAAATGTGCCGTCCGAATTTCTCATGCGGCAGTTCCATCAATGCGGTGCTGTGATGCGAAACGGCTTGCTGACATTGCAAGCACCCCTTTGGCTGCAAGGACTGCTACTGGATGGCGTTTGGCTGACGGTAAGCTGGGTGGTGGCGGTTATGCTGCCGCCGATGGCGATTTTTTTTCCGTTGTTTACATTGTTAGAGGATTTCGGTTTGCTGCCACGGATTGCCTTTAATCTGGATGGCTTGTTTCAAAAGGCGGGGGCGCATGGGAAGCAGGCATTGACGATGTGCATGGGCTTTGGCTGCAATGCCGCAGGGGTCACAGCCTGCCGCATCATTGAATCCCCCAGAGAACGCCTGATCGCCATCCTCACGAACTGCTTCGTTCCCTGTAATGGGCGTTTCCCGACGTTGATTTTGCTTTCGGGCTTTTTCTTTGCAAGGGGAAATCCTATTGCCGCAGGCGGCTTCGTGTTCCTTTTGATTGTGCTTGCCGTCGGCATTACGCTTGCTGTTTCCTTTTTGCTGAGCAAAACCATACTGCGCGGTGTGCCGTCCGCCTTTGTTCTGGAGCTGCCGCCGTATCGCCGCCCGAAGCTTTGGGATGTGATTGTCCGCAGTATGCTGGACAGAACGATTTTTGTACTCGCCAGAGCGGTGACGGTTGCCATCCCTGCCGGCGCAGTCATCTGGCTTTGCCAGAATATCATGGTGAATGGGCATACACTCCTGTACGGCATGGCAGCCCTCTTGGAGCCGCTTGGCGCACTCATGGGACTTTCGGGCGTAATTCTTATGGCATTTCTGCTTGGGATTCCTGCGAATGAAATCGTCATCCCCATCCTTCTGATGGTCTATAGTCAAAGCGGCACGCTGGTAGAGGCGGAGGGCATTGCACAGGCAGGTGCCATTCTCGCCGCCAATGGCTGGACATGGGTGACGGCAGTCTGCGTGATTCTTTTCTCGCTGAACCATTTCCCCTGCGCCACTACGCTTCTGACCATCCGTAAGGAAACCGGCAGTTTGCTCTGGACGGGGCTCAGCTTTCTTTTGCCGACTGTGGTCGGTGTGCTGCTCTGCATCGCGGTACATCTGCTTGCATTGCTTGTTGGTATCTTTTTTTGA
- a CDS encoding FeoA family protein, whose amino-acid sequence MPKKLTEIPVECPCFVQEVRGEGYLRLFDLGFFRDSRVLPLYECAGGGTRVYRVKDTLIALRDADAARIFVEEGM is encoded by the coding sequence ATGCCCAAGAAGCTGACGGAAATTCCTGTGGAATGTCCTTGCTTCGTGCAGGAGGTACGGGGAGAAGGCTATCTGCGTCTGTTTGATCTGGGCTTTTTCCGAGACAGTCGGGTTTTGCCGCTGTATGAATGTGCGGGCGGCGGCACACGAGTGTATCGGGTGAAGGATACGCTGATTGCTCTGCGCGATGCCGATGCCGCGCGTATTTTTGTGGAGGAGGGGATGTAG
- a CDS encoding biotin transporter BioY, with product MNTTTMQQNKTRDIVFIGIFAALIAICSWISIPTTVPFTLQTMGVFTAVGLLGGKRGSLAVLVYILLGLVGLPVFAGFSGGVGVLFGTTGGYIIGFLASALLMWGIETVCGRGKIVLAISMVLGLVVCYAIGTLWFMVVYAKTSGAVGLGTVLGWCVIPFIIPDLIKIGIALLLTERFRKVIA from the coding sequence ATGAATACAACAACAATGCAACAAAACAAAACAAGAGATATTGTCTTTATCGGGATTTTCGCCGCACTGATTGCCATCTGCTCGTGGATTTCCATTCCCACAACCGTCCCCTTCACTTTGCAGACGATGGGTGTTTTTACGGCAGTCGGGCTTCTGGGCGGCAAGCGCGGCAGTCTTGCAGTTCTTGTCTACATCCTGCTGGGTCTGGTAGGTCTGCCTGTATTTGCAGGCTTTTCCGGCGGTGTCGGCGTTCTGTTCGGCACAACAGGCGGCTATATTATCGGCTTTCTGGCATCTGCTCTGCTGATGTGGGGCATAGAGACCGTCTGCGGCAGAGGTAAAATTGTGCTTGCCATTTCCATGGTGCTTGGTCTAGTAGTCTGCTACGCCATCGGGACGCTCTGGTTTATGGTGGTTTACGCGAAAACCTCCGGCGCAGTTGGATTGGGTACCGTTCTGGGATGGTGCGTCATTCCCTTCATTATCCCCGATCTGATTAAAATTGGGATTGCATTGCTTCTGACGGAGCGTTTCCGGAAGGTGATTGCATGA